The genomic region ATCTCCGCCCGCCGTTGGCAAAGGAACGGCATTCTCCGCACGACCTTAACAAACTGGCTCATCACCTTGCTCTATCTGCTACGAGTTCCCCCAAATCATCTCGCAAAACTGTATCGCCACATTCGGTGATTCAGAATCGGTGAAACTACTCCCGATACCCCTGCTTTGCCCAGACCTTTTTAGCATATGCGATTGTTGTCTCCGAAGGTTGAATAGTGCCGAGGATGCTACTCAATGGCTGACCTTCTTTCTTACGCCTTGGATCCGGAGACCAGTCGTCATTTTCGTAAGACCTACGTGCCGATTCTGTGCGACAATCGGGGACATCGATTGGACTAGAATCGTTGAGAGCAGACCGCCAAGCAAGAATCCCGACAATACTCATGTCGATTCCCCGGTAAACGTCTAGATATGGTTGTTCACCCGTCCGAATTGCTTCCGCGAAGTGGTAAGTAGTAAAGAAATCTCCGCCACCATGTCCTGCGGCTGTCGCTTGATTATGATGAATTGGAAAATCGGGCTTGTACACGATTTCGGTTGGCTCCCCTTCAGCCTTCTCCCACGGCTCACGCCAAACACGTAGGCGATGCTTGTCACCATGACGGCTATTTTCCATCAGTCCCTTGTTGCCATGGATTCGGACGTAGTTTCCATGTCCGCGTAGTGCACCGTGAAGCGATTTCATCACTGCGTCGTTATCCATCCGACAAATAATGACAGCGCAGGTGTCGCTGCGTTTCATGTGCATCGTTTGGGTTGGATCATTGAAGTCGTAGGGTACTACGAACCCATTCACCTTCACAGGACGGGTGTCCGTGATGTACATCACGGGGGCAATGGAGTGGGTGCAGTAGTAGGTAGATGGAATCCAGTTCCGCCAGTGGTCGATCCCGCAGCTGCGAGCGAGTTTGACTTCGGCGGGATCTGGGTGCACATACTCTCCCTCGCCGTACTTGAATTCACCGATCTGCCCCGCTTTGTACAAGCGGTGCATCTCCTGATTATAGACCATATACGGATAGTTCTCAGCGAACAGATAAATCTTTCCACTTTTTTCAAACGCACGCGCCAACGCCACCGCTTCCGCCATTGTGTGACAGGCAGCGCATTCGCTCATCACATGCTTGTCTGCGGCAAACGCCTTGATTGCAAAGGGTGCGTGTTCGTGAAAATAGTTGGCGAGTACAACTGCATCCATGTCGTGTTCGAGGAACTTATCGTAGTCAGTGTAAGTAGTCACACCGAGTTGGTCACCGACCTGCTTCAGTTTCTCCTCCCACGTGTCGCAGATAGCTACCAACTCAAGCCCGACGGCTATTGCGGATCGCATAAAGGATTGCCCGCGCCCTGCACCAACAACTCCCACGCGGATACGTTCCTTCCCAGAAGTCTCCATATCAGATACCTCCAATACAACAAAAAAACCTTGCGAGGGCTCGAAACCTTCGCAAGGTTAGGATTTTCGACTTAATTTGGTTTATTAAGTCCCTGACACTTTTAAGTTGATAGATTTCTCCACAGCAAAAAGAATATCGAAACATTTGAGGCCAACGTCCTACTTCTTGTCCCCATCAGCTTTCTTGTCCTCATCAACAACTTCATAATCAGCGTCGATGACTTCGCCTTCAGGCGATGAAGATGTGGACTGTGGTTCATCTGTCGGTGCGCTCTGATATTCTGGTCCTGCCGATGGGTCATCACCAGCCTCAGCGGTTTGCTTATACAACTCTTCCGAAGCCTGATGCCAGACTTGCATTAGACTTTCAGTTTTCGCTTTAATATCCTCGGTGTTCTGGCTTTCTAGGGCTTTCTTAAGCTCGTCAACGGCATTTTCAACATTACTCTTGATTGCCGCATCAACCTGATCGCCAAACTCGCCGAGATTCTTCTCTGTTTCATAGATCAGCGAATCCGCTCGATTATGCACCTCCACCTCTTCGCGCTTCTGCTGGTCTTCGGTGGCATGGGTTTCGGCATCCTTGACCATCTGATCAATCTCCGCTTCAGACAGTCCCGACGAAGCAGTAATGGTAATGTGTTGTTCCTTACCTGTCGCCTGATCCTTTGCAGAAACATTGAGAATACCATTTGCATCAATATCAAACGCCACCTCAATCTGCGGCATACTGCGCGGCGCCGGCGGGAGGCCATCGAGTTGGAAGCGGCCAATCGTTTTGTTGTAGACAGCCTGCTCCCGCTCGCCCTGCAATACATGTACATCAACAGTGGTCTGATTGTCTTGCGATGTTGTAAAGATTTGTGATTTCTTGGCTGGAATCGTTGTATTCCGTTCTATGAGTCGAGTGAATATCCCGCCCAGCGTTTCGACGCCCAACGACAAGGGAGTTACGTCAAGCAGTAAGATGTCTTTTACGCCTTCGTCGCCAGAGAGCACACCACCTTGGATTGCGGCACCAATTGCAACGACTTCGTCTGGATTCACCCCTTTATGGGGTTCCCTACCAAACAATCGCTGCACCGCTTCTTGGACCTTCGGCATCCGTGTTTGTCCGCCGACCAATATGACCTCTTCAATGTCACTCGCAGATACCCCTGCATCTGTAAGGGCTTTCCGACATGGTTCAAGCGATCGTTCCACGAGATCATCGGTAATCTGCTCAAGTTTTGCACGGGTCAGGTTGACGTTGAGGTGTTTCGGTCCGCTTGCATCTGCGGTGATAAAAGGCAGATTAATATCGGTTTGCATAGCGGTTGAGAGTTCACACTTTGCCTTTTCCGCAGCCTCTTTCAACCTTTGCAGTGCCATGTTGTCCTTGCGGAGATCTATTCCTTGTTCCCGCTGAAACTCTTCAGCAAGCCAGTCGATGATCTTTTGATCGAAGTCGTCCCCGCCGAGGTGGGTATCGCCGTTGGTACTCTTGACCTCAAATACACCGTCGCCGATCTCAAGGATTGAGATGTCAAAAGTACCGCCACCCAAGTCGTAGACTGCAATATTTTTGTCTTTCTGATTGTCAAGTCCGTAAGCCAATGATGCAGCTGTTGGCTCGTTGATGATGCGAAGTACTTCCAATCCGGCGATTCTACCCGCGTCTTTCGTTGCTTGACGCTGCGAATCGTTAAAATAAGCAGGAACTGTAATGACAGCCTGCGTCACTGGCTCACCAAGGTAGGATTCTGCGGTCTCTTTCATCTTCTGAAGAATCATCGCAGAAATCTCAGGCGGTGCATGTTGTTTATCTTCAATCTTTATAGAGACATCACCATCTTTATCGCTCTCAGCCTCGTAGGGGACACGGTTTATTTCTTCACTAACCTCGTTGTACTTACGTCCCATAAATCGCTTGACGGAGAAGATGGTATTTTTGGGGTTGGTAACCGCCTGCCTTTTAGCAACTTGCCCAACCAACCGCTCTCCCTCTTTCGTAACAGCAACAACAGACGGCGTTGTTCTGGTGCCTTCAGCGTTTTCGAGCACTTTTGGCTCACCGCCTTCTAGAACAGCGACACACGAATTTGTGGTTCCTAAATCAATTCCAATGACCTTACTCATCCGAAATCCCTCCATAAATTAATAATAATTGTTGATTGATTATTGATGCAGGTATCTGCTCACTACTTATTTTTGATAATCCGAATCCATCGGAAAATGCTTAATCTCTTGACCTGAAGCGTCTGGGTGTTCCGACTTATTGAAACAGCCTGCCTGCTGTCTTGATGGCGCGATATCGATTGTTGTCCAAGATCTAATGCGCGGGAGACGCATCCCAGAAGCTGGCGTAAATCTATCGGTTTCGATATGAATGTGTAGGCACCTGCGTCAAATACATCAAATTTTACACCCTGTGACGTATTTGCACTCATAATGATGGCAGGCACACTTGGCTGGAATCGCTTAATCTGTTGAAGCAATTCTGCGCCCGTTGTGTCCGGCAGGTTGAAATCTAGGAGCGCAAGATCTATTGAGGCCTTCCGAACAATTTCTAAGGCTTCATATCCAGTTTCTGCGGACACCGCATCGTAGCCGGCACGAGTTAAGACCTCCCCCAAGACTTCCAAAGAAGCCATATCATCATCAACTAGCAAAATTCGATAACTGTGCCGGATCATCTTTTAGAGCTCCTCCCCTCTTATTCCTAACGATACACATATCCTCGCGGACTAAACCGGAGTTCACGTAGCAGATTATCGGGCAATATACGTGCCAACCCAATAACCATAGGCAGCAACGTACATGACATTCAGAGGTTTCCTAGAAATGCCAGAATGGCAGCATCACATTTTGAAACTCTTGTCAATATGACGCACAAGATTTGCCTAAATGCACCAGTGCCGTGTCCTCCGCTTCATATCGTTCAAGCGCAGGATTATGTGTATACCGAGCAACAGTTATCAAAGAATCCGGTGCTGATAATGTAGTGTACTGCACAAGCGAACAAAGACCGATCTGAAAATCCTCACTTAATGAACCATCTCTACTTTGCTTCCAGCCAACTCGCCCCTGCATGGATATCCACCTTAATAGGCACATCAATTTGACAGGCATTCTCCATTAGGCGTTTGATCTCTGTCAAGACCTCCTCCTGCTCGGATTTCGGCGCTTCAAACACCAACTCGTCATGGACCTGTAGCAGTAGTTTCGTCCGCTTACCATTCTTCTTCAGATAGTCATGAATCCCAAGCATGGCGAGTTTGATAAGTTCTGCAGCTGTGCCTTGCATGGGGGCATTGATTGCCACGCGTTTGCCAAAATCTTGCGTGTTTCGATCCGCGGCTTGGATCTCCGGCACATAGCAGCGTCGTCCGAGGAGCGTCGTGACATATTCTTGCTCCTGTGCTTTGGCAACAATCCGGTCAAAATAGTCTCTGACACCAGCATAGGTCTGAAAGTAGTTGTCGATTAATTGTTGGGCTTCGCCAAACTCGATCTGAAGTTCGTTGGACAGACGGAACGCACCGACACCGTAGACGATCCCGTAATTCATCGTTTTTGCCTGACGACGCATATCATCGTCAATCTCCCCCGGCGGCAGACCAAAGATAAGAGAAGCGGATTGTGCATGGATATCCAGATCTTGCTCAAAAGCTTCCCGAAGGCGGTCGTCTCCAGAGAGATGGGCAAGGATACGCAGTTCAATCTGCGAGTAATCCGCAACAATCAGCGTATGATCATCGTCACTAGCGACGAATGCCCGGCGAATCTCCCGTCCTTCAGCGGTTCGCACAGGGATATTCTGTAGGTTTGGATCGCTGCTGCTGAGACGGCCTGTGCGGACACCGGCTTGGTGGAACGATGTGTGGATGCGTCCTGTATCCGGGTTAATCAGTCCAACAAGTGCGTCGGTGTACGTGGATTTGAGTTTCGAAAAAGACCGATATTCCAAAATCAACTCGGGCAGTGGGTGGTGTGGAGCCAACCTTTGCAGCACCCGGATATCGGTTGAGTAA from Candidatus Poribacteria bacterium harbors:
- a CDS encoding Gfo/Idh/MocA family oxidoreductase: METSGKERIRVGVVGAGRGQSFMRSAIAVGLELVAICDTWEEKLKQVGDQLGVTTYTDYDKFLEHDMDAVVLANYFHEHAPFAIKAFAADKHVMSECAACHTMAEAVALARAFEKSGKIYLFAENYPYMVYNQEMHRLYKAGQIGEFKYGEGEYVHPDPAEVKLARSCGIDHWRNWIPSTYYCTHSIAPVMYITDTRPVKVNGFVVPYDFNDPTQTMHMKRSDTCAVIICRMDNDAVMKSLHGALRGHGNYVRIHGNKGLMENSRHGDKHRLRVWREPWEKAEGEPTEIVYKPDFPIHHNQATAAGHGGGDFFTTYHFAEAIRTGEQPYLDVYRGIDMSIVGILAWRSALNDSSPIDVPDCRTESARRSYENDDWSPDPRRKKEGQPLSSILGTIQPSETTIAYAKKVWAKQGYRE
- the dnaK gene encoding molecular chaperone DnaK; protein product: MSKVIGIDLGTTNSCVAVLEGGEPKVLENAEGTRTTPSVVAVTKEGERLVGQVAKRQAVTNPKNTIFSVKRFMGRKYNEVSEEINRVPYEAESDKDGDVSIKIEDKQHAPPEISAMILQKMKETAESYLGEPVTQAVITVPAYFNDSQRQATKDAGRIAGLEVLRIINEPTAASLAYGLDNQKDKNIAVYDLGGGTFDISILEIGDGVFEVKSTNGDTHLGGDDFDQKIIDWLAEEFQREQGIDLRKDNMALQRLKEAAEKAKCELSTAMQTDINLPFITADASGPKHLNVNLTRAKLEQITDDLVERSLEPCRKALTDAGVSASDIEEVILVGGQTRMPKVQEAVQRLFGREPHKGVNPDEVVAIGAAIQGGVLSGDEGVKDILLLDVTPLSLGVETLGGIFTRLIERNTTIPAKKSQIFTTSQDNQTTVDVHVLQGEREQAVYNKTIGRFQLDGLPPAPRSMPQIEVAFDIDANGILNVSAKDQATGKEQHITITASSGLSEAEIDQMVKDAETHATEDQQKREEVEVHNRADSLIYETEKNLGEFGDQVDAAIKSNVENAVDELKKALESQNTEDIKAKTESLMQVWHQASEELYKQTAEAGDDPSAGPEYQSAPTDEPQSTSSSPEGEVIDADYEVVDEDKKADGDKK
- a CDS encoding response regulator, yielding MIRHSYRILLVDDDMASLEVLGEVLTRAGYDAVSAETGYEALEIVRKASIDLALLDFNLPDTTGAELLQQIKRFQPSVPAIIMSANTSQGVKFDVFDAGAYTFISKPIDLRQLLGCVSRALDLGQQSISRHQDSRQAVSISRNTQTLQVKRLSIFRWIRIIKNK